A stretch of Blattabacterium cuenoti DNA encodes these proteins:
- the dnaE gene encoding DNA polymerase III subunit alpha, with the protein MYLIVDTETTGLPISYKIPITHTDNWPRIVQISWQCHDVMGDLIETKNFIIKPDHYDIPFNAFKIHGITNEKAEKYGFSLKFVLREFQKSFDKSQCIIGHNLEFDIKVIECEFYRNKIEISFKKKKMLDTKVISVSYCKLLGNKKRFKWPTLSELHQKLFGEKVKNLHNAKNDVKITTRCFLELLRIGIISHQDIGIEEKTICKFRNKYFNGIIFPPLDLLVADEEKNFIEKKERINFNNSNNEILKKKKYSHIHNHTYFSILYSTIDIQSLVDRAMHFNMPAVGITDYGNMMGSFHFLNAIHSINKKYYPKKSIKGIVGCEVFISYNYLQNKFTKEQPDKRYQQVFLSKNKKGYKNLAKLCSLGFTKGFYAGIPRIGKELIEKYKDHLIALSGDLNAEIPYTILNYGERKAENIFLWWKELFGDDFYIELLRHGLKEEDHVNDILLKFSRKYHVKYIVQNNTFYLDKKEYNAHDILLCIKNGEKQLTPIGKDKGGRFGFPNHEFYFKNTEEMKNIFSDLPEAFDSLEELVSKIEDYHLSNEILLPKFQIPKYFENPMDQIDGGNRGENRYLKRITYEGAKKRYKNISKEIQKRILFELNTIEKIGYPGYFLIVHNFINQARKMNISVGPGRGSVAGSVVAYCIGITDIDPIKYHLLFERFLNPDRISLPDIDIDFDDRGRDKIIEWVVKKYGKNQVAQIITYATMGAKSSIRDTGRVLNLSLKETDRLAKMVPNMLSLNTILSEINPLEKVNKEEINNIRKLRNIANNKDSLEGKVLQQAKVIEGTIRSTGVHACGIIISPHDIKEYIPVSVSKESNLLITQFDNHVVEHAGLLKMDFLGLKTLTIIKDAVNLIKKRRGKNINTVFFFSLKDEKTYSLFQKGKTVAVFQYESTGMQKYLRKLKPDKFDDLIAMTALYRPGPLQYIPNFISRKHGKEAISYDLPEMEEFLKETYGITVYQEQVMLIAQKIAGFSKGEADLLRVSMGKKQKKVLNKMKDQFLEKAMKKGYHQSILEKIWKDWEYFSCYAFNKSHATCYAYIAFKTAYLKAHFPYEYMASVLSNNMYNMKQLTFFIEECKKMNMLVMSPDINESDSFFKVINHDDNNSRILFGLAGIKGVGKNAVKTILIEREKNGLYTSIFDLVKRVDLRIVNKKTLENLILSGSLDSFKIHREVYFHREKNNKLSTIEKLIRFVSKLKKEKNKKKIEGEIPPIPTITENNIWSNIYKLSKEKEVLGIYSSAHPLDDYYYEIKYFTNLSLDQLKKKEFISLVGKKISICGILSKIEKITYPKSGTEYGIFLLEDYHTSQEFKIYGQQYLKYKSILLKNSLLYLCISIEKSKKYKEYKINILYIEELQNVMKKLVQKLIIKINIKELNNVFISNIEKLVYQQKGNQQLHIVLYDKENKIFLNFESKKYGININSNFLEKLEKIKGLSFCLN; encoded by the coding sequence ATGTACCTCATTGTTGATACTGAAACAACAGGATTACCTATCTCTTACAAAATTCCAATAACTCATACAGATAATTGGCCGAGAATTGTACAAATTTCATGGCAATGTCATGATGTCATGGGAGATTTAATAGAAACTAAAAATTTTATCATTAAACCTGACCATTATGATATTCCTTTCAATGCTTTCAAAATTCATGGAATTACTAATGAAAAAGCAGAAAAATATGGGTTTAGCTTAAAATTTGTACTCCGTGAGTTTCAAAAATCTTTTGATAAATCTCAATGTATAATTGGACATAATTTAGAATTTGATATAAAAGTTATAGAATGTGAATTTTACAGAAATAAAATAGAAATTTCTTTTAAAAAGAAAAAAATGTTGGATACTAAAGTCATTTCTGTTTCTTATTGTAAATTATTAGGAAATAAAAAAAGATTTAAATGGCCTACATTGTCTGAATTACATCAAAAACTTTTTGGAGAAAAAGTTAAAAATTTGCATAATGCGAAAAATGATGTAAAAATTACAACTCGTTGTTTTTTAGAGTTATTAAGAATTGGAATCATATCGCATCAAGATATAGGAATTGAAGAAAAAACAATATGTAAATTCAGAAATAAGTATTTTAACGGAATTATTTTTCCCCCTTTAGATTTATTAGTAGCAGACGAAGAAAAGAATTTTATAGAGAAAAAAGAAAGGATAAACTTCAATAATAGTAATAATGAAATATTAAAAAAAAAAAAATATTCTCATATTCATAATCACACTTATTTTTCTATCCTTTACTCTACTATAGATATTCAATCTTTAGTTGATAGAGCGATGCATTTTAATATGCCAGCTGTAGGAATAACAGATTACGGAAATATGATGGGATCTTTTCATTTTTTAAATGCTATTCATTCTATAAATAAAAAATATTATCCAAAAAAATCGATCAAAGGAATTGTTGGTTGCGAAGTTTTTATTTCGTACAATTATTTACAAAATAAATTTACTAAAGAACAACCTGATAAACGATATCAACAAGTTTTTTTATCTAAAAATAAAAAAGGCTATAAAAATCTTGCAAAACTTTGTTCACTTGGTTTTACAAAAGGTTTTTATGCTGGAATTCCTAGAATAGGAAAAGAACTAATTGAAAAATATAAGGATCATTTAATTGCTCTTTCCGGAGATCTTAACGCAGAAATTCCATACACTATCCTGAATTATGGAGAAAGAAAAGCAGAAAATATTTTTTTATGGTGGAAAGAGCTTTTTGGTGATGATTTTTATATAGAATTATTACGTCATGGATTAAAAGAAGAAGATCATGTCAATGATATACTACTTAAATTTTCTAGAAAATATCATGTGAAATATATTGTACAAAATAATACTTTTTATTTAGATAAAAAAGAATACAATGCTCACGATATTTTACTTTGTATAAAAAATGGAGAAAAGCAATTGACTCCTATAGGAAAAGATAAAGGTGGTCGATTTGGTTTTCCAAATCATGAATTTTACTTTAAAAATACAGAAGAAATGAAAAATATATTTTCTGATCTTCCAGAAGCTTTTGATTCTTTAGAAGAATTAGTTAGTAAAATTGAAGATTATCATCTTTCAAACGAAATATTGCTTCCAAAATTTCAAATACCAAAATATTTTGAAAATCCCATGGATCAAATAGATGGTGGAAATAGAGGAGAAAATAGATATTTAAAACGAATAACTTATGAGGGGGCTAAAAAACGTTATAAAAACATTAGCAAGGAAATTCAAAAAAGAATTCTTTTTGAATTAAATACGATAGAAAAGATTGGATACCCTGGTTATTTTCTAATTGTTCATAATTTTATTAATCAAGCTAGAAAAATGAATATTTCAGTAGGACCTGGAAGAGGATCAGTAGCCGGATCTGTTGTTGCTTATTGTATAGGAATAACGGATATAGATCCAATAAAATACCATTTACTTTTTGAACGGTTTTTAAATCCGGATAGAATATCTTTACCCGATATAGATATTGATTTTGATGATAGAGGACGTGATAAAATTATTGAATGGGTTGTTAAAAAGTATGGAAAAAACCAAGTAGCTCAAATTATAACATATGCTACGATGGGAGCAAAATCATCTATTAGAGATACTGGTCGTGTATTAAATTTATCTTTAAAAGAAACAGATCGTCTAGCAAAAATGGTTCCAAATATGTTGTCATTGAATACCATTTTATCGGAAATAAATCCATTAGAAAAAGTGAACAAAGAAGAAATAAATAATATACGAAAACTTAGAAACATAGCAAACAATAAAGATTCCTTAGAAGGAAAAGTTTTACAGCAAGCAAAAGTTATAGAAGGAACTATAAGAAGTACAGGAGTACATGCTTGTGGGATTATAATAAGTCCACATGATATTAAAGAATATATTCCAGTATCTGTATCCAAGGAATCAAATTTATTGATTACGCAATTTGACAATCACGTTGTAGAACATGCTGGATTATTAAAAATGGATTTTCTTGGATTAAAAACACTTACTATTATTAAAGATGCTGTGAATCTTATAAAAAAAAGAAGGGGAAAAAATATTAATACAGTATTTTTCTTTTCTTTAAAAGATGAAAAAACTTATTCTCTTTTTCAGAAAGGAAAAACGGTAGCTGTTTTTCAGTATGAATCTACAGGAATGCAAAAATATTTACGTAAACTAAAACCTGATAAATTTGATGATTTAATAGCAATGACTGCTTTATATAGACCTGGCCCTTTACAATATATACCTAATTTTATATCTAGAAAACATGGAAAAGAAGCAATTTCTTATGATTTACCAGAAATGGAGGAATTTTTAAAAGAAACTTATGGAATAACAGTTTATCAAGAACAAGTAATGTTAATAGCTCAAAAAATAGCTGGATTTAGTAAAGGAGAAGCGGATCTACTTAGAGTATCGATGGGAAAAAAACAAAAGAAAGTACTCAATAAAATGAAAGATCAATTTCTTGAAAAAGCTATGAAAAAAGGATATCATCAAAGTATTTTAGAAAAAATATGGAAAGATTGGGAATATTTCTCTTGTTATGCTTTTAATAAATCTCATGCTACATGTTATGCATATATAGCTTTTAAAACCGCTTATTTGAAAGCGCATTTTCCATATGAGTATATGGCTTCTGTATTGAGTAATAACATGTATAACATGAAACAACTTACTTTTTTTATAGAAGAATGTAAAAAAATGAATATGCTTGTGATGAGTCCAGATATTAACGAAAGTGATTCTTTTTTTAAAGTTATTAACCATGATGATAATAATAGTAGGATTCTATTTGGTCTTGCTGGAATCAAAGGAGTTGGAAAAAATGCTGTAAAAACAATTCTTATAGAAAGAGAAAAAAATGGTCTATACACTTCTATTTTTGATTTAGTAAAAAGAGTTGATTTACGAATAGTGAACAAAAAAACTTTAGAAAATTTAATTTTATCCGGTTCTTTAGACAGTTTTAAAATCCATAGAGAAGTCTATTTTCATAGAGAAAAAAATAATAAACTAAGTACTATAGAAAAATTGATCCGGTTTGTATCCAAATTGAAAAAAGAAAAAAATAAAAAAAAGATTGAAGGGGAGATCCCCCCTATTCCTACTATCACGGAAAACAATATATGGAGTAATATATATAAATTATCTAAAGAAAAAGAAGTATTGGGCATTTATTCTTCTGCACATCCTTTAGATGATTATTATTATGAAATAAAATATTTTACAAATCTATCTTTAGATCAATTAAAAAAAAAGGAATTTATTTCTTTAGTAGGAAAAAAAATTTCTATATGTGGTATTTTATCAAAAATAGAGAAAATAACCTATCCAAAAAGTGGAACAGAATATGGAATTTTTTTATTAGAAGATTACCATACTTCTCAAGAATTCAAAATATATGGACAACAATATTTGAAATATAAATCAATTCTTTTGAAAAACAGTTTATTATATTTATGTATTTCTATTGAAAAATCAAAAAAATATAAAGAATATAAAATAAACATCTTATATATAGAAGAATTACAAAATGTCATGAAAAAATTAGTACAGAAATTAATAATAAAAATCAATATTAAAGAATTAAATAACGTATTTATTAGTAATATAGAAAAACTTGTTTATCAACAAAAAGGAAATCAACAACTTCATATTGTTCTTTATGATAAAGAAAATAAAATTTTTTTAAATTTTGAATCTAAAAAATATGGAATTAATATTAACTCTAATTTTTTGGAAAAGCTAGAAAAAATAAAAGGATTATCTTTTTGTTTAAATTAA
- the rpsA gene encoding 30S ribosomal protein S1, translating into MFSQTEKIKTKTSSLYFDDKDQLNKQGKITRNFDWKKYETHLNHDLQEERRKVEELYTKTLPNIQELEIYEGVVTHITNDKTVIVDIGFKAEGAIPVNEFREDFTISIGSKIEVMVVKMDYKGQCILSYQKAKMLRNWQRINEAYDKSEVMLGYVAARTKGGLIVDLFDIECFLPGSHINVKPVRDYDTYVGKTMEVKVVKINKKTKNVVVSHKILIERDIEEQRKEMISKLDKGQVLEGKIKNILPYGAFVDLGGVDALLHITDMSWPHINHPTEIVQLEQELKFVVLGVDKDKNRVQLGLKQLQPHPWNSLDKNLKVGSKVKGKVSVLADYGAFVEIIPGVEALLHISEMSWSTDLSSTQDFVQIGDELEAIILTIDRQERKMSLSVKQLTPDPWMNIKDKYPVGSKHVGIVKKFTNFGIFLELEKGISGIIYINDLSWIKKIKHPYEFCNINDRLEIVVLALDSQTRRINLGHKQLTENPWDKYEKIFHVGSIHYGMISNLFDKGASIKFMEDQEIDAFSPFRFLEKKDGTVLKKGEKINFKVIEFNKEAKKIIVSHTSIYRDKDQKKEKRVKSRKFGISTLGDLEGLAKLKEQIEKERNK; encoded by the coding sequence ATGTTTAGTCAAACAGAAAAAATAAAAACAAAAACGTCTTCTTTATATTTTGATGACAAAGATCAATTAAATAAACAGGGAAAAATTACAAGAAATTTCGATTGGAAAAAATATGAAACTCATTTAAATCACGATCTTCAGGAAGAAAGAAGAAAGGTTGAAGAGTTATACACAAAAACTTTACCAAATATACAAGAATTAGAAATATATGAAGGAGTAGTAACACATATTACTAATGATAAAACGGTGATTGTAGATATTGGATTCAAAGCGGAAGGAGCCATCCCTGTAAATGAATTTAGGGAGGATTTTACCATTAGTATTGGTAGTAAAATAGAGGTTATGGTTGTTAAAATGGATTATAAAGGACAATGTATACTCTCGTATCAAAAAGCAAAAATGCTAAGAAATTGGCAACGTATTAATGAAGCATACGATAAATCTGAGGTTATGTTAGGTTATGTTGCAGCTAGAACAAAAGGAGGTTTAATTGTGGATCTATTTGATATAGAATGTTTTCTTCCTGGATCACATATCAATGTTAAACCTGTTCGTGATTATGATACTTATGTAGGAAAAACCATGGAAGTAAAAGTAGTTAAAATCAATAAAAAAACAAAAAATGTAGTTGTTTCTCACAAAATATTAATAGAAAGAGATATTGAAGAACAGAGAAAAGAAATGATATCCAAATTAGACAAAGGTCAAGTATTAGAAGGAAAAATAAAAAACATTCTTCCTTATGGAGCATTTGTAGATTTAGGGGGGGTAGATGCTTTACTTCATATCACTGATATGAGTTGGCCCCACATTAATCATCCTACAGAAATAGTTCAATTAGAGCAAGAATTGAAATTTGTTGTATTAGGGGTAGATAAAGATAAAAATCGTGTTCAATTAGGATTAAAACAATTACAACCTCATCCTTGGAACTCTTTAGATAAAAATTTAAAGGTTGGAAGTAAAGTAAAAGGAAAAGTTAGTGTTTTAGCAGATTATGGAGCTTTTGTAGAGATTATTCCAGGAGTAGAAGCCTTGTTACATATTAGTGAAATGTCTTGGTCTACTGATTTATCTTCTACTCAAGATTTTGTTCAAATAGGAGATGAGTTAGAAGCTATTATATTGACTATAGATAGACAAGAAAGAAAAATGTCTTTGAGTGTAAAACAACTTACTCCAGATCCTTGGATGAATATTAAAGATAAATATCCAGTAGGATCAAAACATGTTGGAATTGTAAAAAAATTTACAAATTTTGGTATTTTTTTGGAATTAGAAAAAGGAATATCTGGAATTATTTACATTAATGATTTATCATGGATAAAAAAAATTAAACATCCTTATGAATTTTGTAATATAAACGATCGATTAGAAATTGTTGTTTTAGCATTAGATTCTCAAACAAGAAGAATAAATTTAGGACATAAGCAATTAACGGAAAATCCATGGGATAAATATGAAAAAATCTTCCATGTGGGAAGTATTCACTATGGTATGATTTCAAATTTATTTGATAAAGGAGCTTCTATAAAATTTATGGAAGACCAAGAAATAGATGCTTTTTCTCCTTTTCGATTTTTAGAAAAAAAAGATGGAACTGTTCTTAAAAAAGGAGAAAAAATTAATTTTAAAGTAATAGAATTTAATAAAGAAGCTAAAAAAATTATAGTTTCTCATACCTCTATTTATCGTGATAAAGACCAAAAAAAAGAAAAACGTGTAAAAAGTAGAAAATTTGGAATATCTACTTTAGGAGATCTAGAAGGATTAGCTAAACTAAAAGAACAAATAGAAAAAGAAAGAAACAAATAG